The Mycolicibacterium flavescens genome has a segment encoding these proteins:
- the accD5_2 gene encoding propionyl-CoA carboxylase gives MTTMAPETVGESLDPRDPLLRLSTFFDDGSVELLHERDRSGVLAAAGTVNGLRTIAFCTDGTVMGGAMGVEGCAHIVDAYDQAIEEQSPIVGIWHSGGARLAEGVKALHAVGLVFEAMIRASGYVPQISVVVGFAAGGAAYGPALTDVIVMAPESRVFVTGPDVVRSVTGEDVDMASLGGPDTHHKKSGVCHIVADDELDAYERGRRLVGLFCQQGHFDRAKAEAGDTDLHALLPESARRAYDVHPLVEALLDEGVPFEEFQAKWAPSIVIGLGRLSGRSVGVIANNPLRLGGCLNSESAEKAARFVRLCDAFGIPIINVVDVPGYLPGVDQEWGGVVRRGAKLLHAFGECSVPRVTLVTRKIYGGAYIAMNSRSLGATKVYAWPDAEVAVMGAKAAVGILHKKKLAAVEDLAEREALHEQLAVEHEKIAGGVDSAIDIGVVDEKIDPAHTRSKLTQALAEAPARRGRHKNIPL, from the coding sequence ATGACGACCATGGCGCCCGAGACAGTCGGCGAATCGCTCGACCCTCGTGACCCGCTGCTGCGTCTGAGCACCTTCTTCGACGACGGCAGTGTCGAACTGCTCCACGAGCGCGACCGTTCGGGCGTTCTCGCCGCGGCCGGAACCGTCAACGGGCTGCGCACCATCGCGTTCTGCACCGACGGCACCGTCATGGGCGGGGCCATGGGCGTCGAGGGCTGTGCCCATATCGTCGACGCCTACGACCAGGCCATCGAGGAGCAGAGCCCGATCGTGGGCATCTGGCACTCCGGCGGCGCCCGCCTCGCCGAGGGCGTCAAGGCGCTGCACGCGGTCGGCCTGGTGTTCGAGGCGATGATCCGGGCGTCCGGCTACGTCCCGCAGATCTCGGTCGTCGTCGGCTTCGCTGCCGGCGGTGCGGCCTACGGACCCGCCCTCACCGACGTGATCGTGATGGCGCCGGAGAGCCGGGTGTTCGTCACCGGACCCGACGTGGTGCGCAGCGTCACCGGCGAGGACGTCGACATGGCGAGCCTCGGCGGCCCGGACACCCACCACAAGAAGTCCGGCGTGTGCCACATCGTCGCCGACGACGAGCTCGACGCCTACGAGCGCGGCCGCCGGCTGGTCGGATTGTTCTGCCAGCAGGGCCATTTCGACCGGGCCAAGGCCGAAGCGGGCGACACCGACCTGCACGCGCTGCTGCCGGAGTCGGCGCGACGCGCCTACGACGTGCACCCGCTCGTCGAGGCATTGTTGGACGAGGGCGTGCCGTTCGAGGAGTTCCAGGCCAAGTGGGCCCCGTCGATCGTCATCGGTCTCGGTCGGTTGTCCGGCCGCTCCGTCGGCGTCATCGCCAACAACCCGCTGCGTCTCGGCGGCTGCCTGAATTCCGAAAGTGCCGAGAAGGCAGCGCGATTCGTGCGCCTGTGCGACGCGTTCGGGATTCCGATCATCAACGTCGTCGACGTTCCCGGTTACCTGCCCGGCGTGGATCAGGAGTGGGGCGGCGTCGTGCGGCGCGGAGCCAAGCTGCTGCACGCGTTCGGCGAGTGCTCGGTTCCGCGGGTCACGCTGGTGACGCGCAAGATCTACGGCGGCGCCTACATCGCGATGAACTCGCGCTCGCTGGGTGCGACGAAGGTCTACGCATGGCCGGATGCCGAGGTCGCCGTCATGGGCGCCAAGGCCGCGGTCGGCATCCTGCACAAGAAGAAGCTGGCCGCCGTGGAAGATCTCGCCGAGCGTGAGGCCCTGCACGAGCAGTTGGCCGTCGAGCACGAGAAGATCGCGGGCGGAGTCGATTCCGCGATCGACATCGGCGTCGTGGACGAGAAGATCGACCCGGCGCACACCCGCAGCAAGTTGACCCAGGCGCTGGCCGAGGCGCCGGCACGCCGCGGCCGGCACAAGAACATCCCGCTGTAA